In the genome of Megalops cyprinoides isolate fMegCyp1 chromosome 18, fMegCyp1.pri, whole genome shotgun sequence, the window gtgaatgggagagcatgtcagtgtgtgagtgtgtgtatgtcagtgtgtgtgtgtgtatgtcactgtgtgtgtgtcagtgtgtgtgtgtgtatgtcagtgtgtgagtgtgtgtatgtcagtgtgtgtgtgtgtgtgtgtgtgtgagtgtgtgtgtgtcagtgtgtgtgtgtgtgtgtgtatgtcagtgtgtgtgtgtgtgtgtgtgtgtgtgtgtgtatgtcagcgtatgtctgtgtgtgtgtgtatgtcagtgtgagtgtgtgtatgtcagtgtgtgtctgtgtgtgtgtgtgtgtaagtcagtgtgaatgtgtgtatgtcagtgtgtgtctgtgtgtgtctgtgtgtatgtcagtgtgtgagtgtgtgtatctaagtgtgtgagtgtgtgtgtgtgtgtatgtcagtgtgtgtgtgttttcagtgcaaTGGTGAGTAATGGAGGCAGTAACGGAGAGTCTGGCAGGCACGGCTGCTGCACCCTTAGCACAgacctcagtaaaatatccacctgtatgaATGCGTGTGAAGGCCTGCAGTTTGAgcgtctctcgctctctctcccctgcagtaACCTGCAGCCGTACCTGGCTAAGAACATTTCAGTGTACGTGTGCATGCCGTATCACTGGAACAGCGTGAGACACCAGGTGTTTCAGTACCTGATGGAGACGCTGCTCGGCTTCCTGCTGCccttcctcctcatcatcatctgCTACTCCTCCATTGTCTGCCGGCTGCGCAGTGCCATGTTCCAGCGCAAGGGCCAGGGAAGCCGTCTCATCCTGCTCATCATCGGAGCCTTCGCCCTCTTCTGGCTGCCCTACCACCTCATCAACATCCTACAGGTACTGCCCTACCACCTCATCAACATCCTACAGGTACTGCCCTACCACCTCATCAACATCCTACAGGTACTGCCCTACCACCTCATCAACATCCTACAGGTACTGCCCTACCACCTCATCAACATCCTACAGGTACTGCCCTACCACCTCATCAACATCCTACAggtactgccccccccccccatcaacaTCCTACAGGTACTGCCCTACCACCTCATCAACATCCTACAGgtactgcccccccccgccatcaACATCCTACAGGTACTGCCCTACCACCTCATCAACATCCTACAGGTACTGCCCTACCACCTCATCAACATCCTTCAGGTACTGCCCTACCACCTCATCAACATCCTACAGgtactgcccccccccgcccatcaaCATCCTTCAGGTACTGCCCTACCACCTCATCAACATCCTACAggtactgccccccccccatcaacaTCCTACAGGTACTGCCCCCCCCACTAACATCCTACAGGTACTGCCCTACCACCTCATCAACATCCTACAGGTACTGCCCTACCACCTCATCAACATCCTACAGGTACTGCCCTACCACCTCATCAACATCCTACAGgtactgccccccaccccccatcaaCATCCTACAAGTACTGCCCCCCCCACTAACATCCTACAggtactgcccccccccccccatcaacaTCCTACAGGTACTGCCCTACCACCTCATCAACATCCTACAggtactgccccccccccccaccaacatcCTCCAggtactgccccccccccaccaacatcCTACAggtactgccccccccccaccaacatcCTACAGGTACTGCCCCCCCCACTAACATCCTACAggtactgccccccccccccccatcaacaTCCTACAggtactgcccccccccccaccaacatcCTACAGGTactgccccccccaccaacaTCCTACAggtactgccccccccccccccatcaacaTCCTACAGGTACTGCCCCCCCCATCAACATCCTACAACAACTATCAAACCCCATGTGCTTCAGCCTGAGATCTGTATTGTGTGAGCACTGGCTGAAAGTATAATCAGAATTCAGCTCCCTGAGATCTGGGTCTTTTTGGCATGTCAGAATTGTGCCTTCTTCAGATGCCCTGTGTGTGGGACGGGAGTTGTGCTGCAGATGCCCTGTGTGTGGGACGGGAGTTGTGCTGCAGATGCCCTGTGTGTGGGACGGGAGTTGTGCTGCAGATGCCCTGTGTGTGGGACGGGAGTTGTGCTGCAGATGCCCTGTGTGTGGGACGGGAGTTGTGCTGCATTTCAGTGTCACGCCCCAAGGCTGGGTCAAAAGCACCGCTCACTCACTTCATCCCTGTTAAACTTAGCCATAGTTCTGCGTTTGTCTCTTGTATAAACTTTCCTCCTTACATCCTTGCAGGTAATGGGGCTGCTGTGGGAGGATTTGTCCTCCCTGAAGGACGCGGCCGTCTTGGCCCGGCCCAACGTGACGGCCTTCGCCTTCTTCAGCAGCAGCGTGAACCCCATCCTGTACGTGTTTGCGGGCAGCTCCCACATCCGGCAAGCGGGCCTGGGCTTCATGGCCAAGTTATTTGAGGGAACCAACTCGGAGTCGGGCAGCTGCAGGAGCGCGCGAAGCAGTCGAAGTGCCTCCACCACCGAAACCTCCACCCTGCACAAGCTGTCCCTGCGGCTGGGTCTGCGCTCCGCCCGTGACGACGCCGACGCCCACAGCCAGTGGCCCGCCCAGGGGGCGGAGCTCAAGACGCTCACCACGGCACCCTTAGCCTGAGGACCTGATTGGCTATTGATTGGTGATGTGTcagctgcttcctgcttcctgtcccCTGCTGATGTCATATGGAGACAGTGAGGCCGGGACAGTACTAGCTCCCCACTGAATGGCTCAGATAGTCACCTGCTCTGAAGAGCGTGCAGCTTAAGCTGGGGTAACCTTCCTAACCCTGCTGGGGTGTGTATATAGCTGTTTTGCTAAATACCACATACACAGAGATAGATTAAACAAATACAGCTGGTAAATATTACTCTGTTCAACCATTTATTTTGTCACTAACTATGAAGTGAGTTTTCTTAGCTAGAAAGCTAACCCTGAATTATGTGGTAACTGGCAGCACCACTTTCAGCGCTCCCAGTGAGAGGTGATGGTGGTCAGCAGTGGTTGTATTTGTAAGAGTGTTTAACATGGCTtgtgtaatacatttatatgttcATCATCTCTAGAGAAGTTAAATAATTAAGTTGGCAATTCATATTAGGTATGTcactcattttgtgttttaagaataagaaatatgtaaacatttgcAAGTTTTAATCAGGGTTTTGTATGTATTTAGATATTTTTGCTGTACACAATTGTGATAATACATAATTCATGTTTCCACTTTCAATAAAGTAAATTGCTCTAGTATGACTTAAGTGTTTGTTTGGGGAGACTGAAGCAGCATCAGGAGGACACTCTGAGACTCTAAGAGCTGGAAATCCACACACTGACAAGCAGACAGGCCAGTTTCACTTCAGCTTTATTACAAATTCATTTACAAAGATGCCTGAAATCGCCAGATTCAAGAGGACAGGGAGGTGGGGAGAAGGAATGAGAGCAACATTCATCCCTCAGGAACAAACCTGAAGAAATGGCAGTGATGCACATCCTTCCAGTTCCCACAGGAGTGCTGCTGAACTCCTAACTCTGCCGGTGTGCTGTCGGGCACAGCGGCCCTGTCTCCAGCCTGTGTGCTGTCGGGCACAGCGGCCCTGTCTCCAGCCAGTGTGCTGTCTCCAGCCTGTGTGCTGTCTCCAGCCGGTGTGCTGTCGGGCACAGCGGCCCTGTCTCCAGCCTGTGTGCTGTTGGGCACAGCGGCCCTGTCTCCAGCCTGTGTGCTATCTCCAGCCTGTGTGCTGTCTCCAGCCGGTGTGCTATCGGGCACAGCGGCCCTGTCTCCAGCCTGTGTGCTGTCTCCAGCCTGTGTGCTATCTCCAGCCTGTGTGCTGTCTCCAGCCGGTGTGCTGTCGGGCACAGCGGCCCTGTCTCCAgatgctgctttttttcccactgagGACGGCAGCAGAGTGCAGCCCTTTGGCCTGTACTAAAGCCGTGTCCAATCACAGTCCTCTGTGGTGACCAAAGCCGGCCAATCAGGTGGGAGCAGTTTTAGAGGTGATGGTTTTCTCCCAACTCCTCCCACTCCTGGTTGATGCTgagcatttctgaaatgcattctgggaagtgTGGCATCAAACTGCTGTGTGACCGACAGCCTGTCACTGAGACCATGAACTGATGTCAGTTTAGCATCATCCCATCTGTCGTTTCACAGAGAGGCGAAGCTCAGTGAAAAGCGTTGCAGAGTTGCACAAGGTCATTGCTAAAGCACGCAGTGCAGGACCGCGGAAGCAGGGCTGATCCTTTCCGCTCGCTCCGCTAACGCTGCAGgagatgtgtgtgagaaacGCAGGTAAATGCAGGAATGTCTCACAGGTGGAGCTAAAACTGGATAAACTGGAGTA includes:
- the ltb4r gene encoding leukotriene B4 receptor 1 encodes the protein MASSSDVEPLLSNASVLGLPHSSAPPAPRPLPLSHQIGIAILSLALLLGFPGNLFVVWTVLCRVTRRSVTCLLVLNLAVADALVLLSAPLFLRFLAGGRGWEFGAALCKTVHYLCCVNMYASIYLICLMSVDRWLAVSRPFLSQRLRTKHALWGVLLTLWSLAFLLALPMPFYRSNLQPYLAKNISVYVCMPYHWNSVRHQVFQYLMETLLGFLLPFLLIIICYSSIVCRLRSAMFQRKGQGSRLILLIIGAFALFWLPYHLINILQVMGLLWEDLSSLKDAAVLARPNVTAFAFFSSSVNPILYVFAGSSHIRQAGLGFMAKLFEGTNSESGSCRSARSSRSASTTETSTLHKLSLRLGLRSARDDADAHSQWPAQGAELKTLTTAPLA